In one Candidatus Neomarinimicrobiota bacterium genomic region, the following are encoded:
- a CDS encoding glycosyltransferase, whose product MKITDLIRASIIIPTFNSIETIEPLLHSLRNQSMASSDYEIIVVDDKSSDGTREFLESYKTENNFQLLVQKTNLGIGAARNRAIGIAKSDILLFLDSDMEVEPEWVENHTVPMENGNWDGSVGQVTHDINMSSIFTRYLNDPRRGAKRFGAERQLSHKYFLFGNASLRKEMINGVGGFDEKISKWGGEELDLILRIEKDETLKLRYNPSAKAIHHQQRSLENTCSLLENFGTYVVPYLVKKHPILADEFKINTFENFFVKKTLMLTIFNPIFFGMMKKTYNIAPRPLAFKIIKYLLSYSVIKGYLSRPEISGT is encoded by the coding sequence TTGAAAATTACTGACTTGATTAGAGCAAGCATTATAATTCCGACGTTCAATTCCATTGAAACTATTGAACCCCTCCTCCATTCTCTCCGGAATCAGAGTATGGCATCTTCCGACTATGAAATAATAGTCGTTGACGATAAATCATCAGACGGAACACGCGAGTTTTTAGAATCTTATAAGACCGAAAACAATTTCCAGCTTTTGGTACAGAAAACCAACCTCGGCATCGGGGCAGCTAGAAACCGCGCTATCGGAATCGCCAAAAGCGATATTCTTCTTTTCCTCGATAGTGATATGGAAGTTGAACCGGAATGGGTAGAAAACCATACTGTGCCGATGGAAAATGGAAACTGGGACGGCTCCGTCGGACAGGTAACTCACGATATTAATATGAGTTCTATTTTTACAAGATATTTAAACGACCCCCGACGCGGCGCTAAACGATTCGGGGCAGAGCGGCAGTTGAGCCATAAATATTTTCTATTCGGAAACGCATCGCTTCGAAAAGAAATGATAAATGGTGTTGGGGGATTTGATGAAAAAATTAGTAAATGGGGAGGGGAAGAACTTGATCTGATCTTGCGTATAGAAAAGGATGAGACTTTAAAATTACGTTATAATCCCTCTGCAAAAGCTATTCACCACCAACAGCGGTCGCTTGAAAACACGTGCAGTCTATTAGAAAACTTCGGAACATACGTTGTTCCATATCTTGTCAAAAAGCATCCTATCCTCGCCGATGAATTCAAAATTAATACTTTTGAAAACTTTTTCGTTAAAAAAACGTTGATGCTTACTATTTTTAACCCGATATTTTTCGGGATGATGAAGAAAACCTATAATATTGCTCCCCGACCGTTGGCGTTCAAAATAATTAAATATCTCTTAAGCTACAGCGTTATTAAAGGGTATCTTTCCCGACCAGAAATTAGTGGGACATAA
- a CDS encoding WbqC family protein — MASADVFLLLDTVQFVKSEYDNRCKIKTADGEQWLTVPVSTPKINTLSRDVKISKNVDWKKLHKKTVTYNYSKTPHFEEFKSLLYDTYDENSESLIELNILLITKIKNMLGIETRMILASELPEINLKGTELLLFYCEELNADSYLSGSGGKQYLNEELFKDKKIALEYQNYLPVKYPQRFGDFIQNLSVIDLIFNCGNESLPRIMGEQNIESN; from the coding sequence ATGGCTTCAGCAGACGTTTTTCTTTTACTCGATACCGTTCAATTTGTAAAATCTGAATACGACAACAGGTGCAAAATAAAAACTGCCGATGGAGAACAGTGGCTGACGGTTCCCGTCAGTACGCCCAAAATTAATACTCTTTCCCGGGACGTGAAGATTTCTAAAAATGTTGATTGGAAAAAACTTCATAAGAAAACTGTAACATATAACTATTCTAAAACGCCCCATTTTGAGGAATTTAAATCGTTGCTGTATGATACGTATGATGAAAATTCAGAGTCTCTCATTGAGTTAAACATTTTACTCATTACTAAGATTAAGAATATGCTTGGCATTGAAACACGGATGATTTTGGCATCTGAACTGCCTGAGATTAATCTTAAGGGAACGGAACTCTTACTTTTTTATTGTGAAGAACTCAATGCTGATTCGTATCTATCAGGCAGCGGCGGTAAGCAATATCTGAACGAAGAACTTTTTAAGGATAAGAAAATAGCTTTAGAATATCAAAATTACCTTCCGGTAAAATATCCTCAAAGATTCGGAGATTTTATTCAAAATCTGAGCGTTATAGATCTAATTTTTAACTGCGGCAATGAAAGCCTACCTCGAATTATGGGAGAACAAAACATTGAATCAAACTGA
- a CDS encoding GNAT family N-acetyltransferase: MTGNSSKHKPEIVNIRLTKDIMSENYNRIKELLDMIPGRKWSREEITADRPMKWEYSLLAMDNEKIIGVQLVSKKGDSRHHHMTSVDKSHRRSGIGRAMMFNSATMAKTLGETFVTVKVEEGNEMSMNFHLKLGFTVYGEERNDEEGVTYFLLRGTPESILTEIENSKN, translated from the coding sequence TTGACCGGGAATAGTTCGAAACACAAGCCTGAAATCGTAAACATCAGATTGACAAAGGATATTATGTCAGAAAATTACAACCGGATAAAAGAGCTCCTGGATATGATACCCGGAAGAAAATGGTCCAGAGAAGAAATAACAGCAGACAGACCTATGAAATGGGAATACAGCCTTCTGGCTATGGATAACGAGAAAATAATTGGTGTGCAACTTGTATCAAAAAAGGGAGACTCCCGTCACCACCATATGACTTCAGTTGATAAATCACATAGAAGATCCGGGATCGGAAGAGCAATGATGTTTAACAGCGCAACTATGGCGAAAACATTGGGTGAAACTTTTGTTACTGTAAAAGTCGAAGAGGGAAATGAAATGTCAATGAATTTTCATTTAAAGCTCGGATTCACAGTTTACGGTGAAGAACGAAACGATGAAGAAGGCGTAACTTATTTCCTTCTCCGGGGGACACCCGAATCTATTCTAACTGAAATCGAAAACAGTAAAAATTGA
- a CDS encoding oligosaccharide flippase family protein, protein MTVSDNAPSQSLNKNIKELSKHSIIYGVGVLSRLTSFILLPIHTAYLSQHDYGILILVLSFIGIATVFTTYGLNVSFLRWYVPETDAQERKRIFSICYYGIAGVTLLLTLITVTSSASIAEILLRDTIYQPMLFIAGFILLMDALFHFPQMLLQAQNKSLGYIGVVFLNVTLNLGLSYYFIVQRGLGINGVLYSALIAGIGAFVVTIPLVLKNLTFHFSIAKYKEFVKYGIPYVANYLFVVLIDLSDRLLLERFINAEKVALYSANYKLGAAMSIIVNAFRLAWHPFFLSLSNSPDAKRTFARVFSYFLLFSCGIFLFISIFIDNIVRVNIGGFHLIAEKYWEGTFIIPWILFSYLISGSYVIFAAGIHIEKKTKYTPIFTGAGLLTNFMANIILIPILGIYGAAISTAIGYGVMTIIQYFTVQKFYHIKYEYSRLLKILVSTAIVFSTFKIYFSEATIEIKFAILLAYPVLLFIFKFFLKSEWNEMKSLSLKLIGRTNQS, encoded by the coding sequence TTGACAGTCTCCGATAACGCTCCCTCTCAATCATTAAATAAAAACATAAAAGAACTTTCCAAACATTCCATCATTTACGGAGTGGGTGTTCTAAGCAGGCTCACATCATTTATCCTATTACCGATACATACGGCATATCTCTCACAGCACGATTACGGGATATTGATCTTGGTGCTATCATTCATAGGCATCGCTACCGTATTCACAACTTACGGTCTCAACGTTTCATTTTTGAGGTGGTATGTACCGGAAACGGACGCTCAGGAGCGAAAGAGAATATTCAGCATTTGCTACTATGGAATTGCCGGAGTAACCCTTCTCCTCACGTTAATAACAGTTACTTCATCAGCATCTATTGCTGAAATACTTCTTCGTGATACAATTTACCAACCGATGCTGTTTATCGCAGGATTCATACTCCTTATGGACGCTCTTTTCCATTTCCCCCAAATGCTTCTTCAGGCACAGAATAAATCACTCGGATATATTGGTGTGGTTTTTCTGAATGTGACTCTTAATCTCGGATTAAGCTATTATTTTATTGTTCAGCGGGGACTTGGCATAAACGGAGTTTTATACTCCGCATTAATCGCCGGAATAGGCGCTTTTGTAGTTACGATTCCACTCGTATTGAAAAACTTAACATTCCATTTTTCAATTGCTAAATATAAAGAATTTGTTAAGTACGGAATACCGTACGTTGCCAACTATCTCTTTGTGGTATTGATAGACCTCAGCGATCGGCTTCTGCTCGAACGATTTATAAATGCAGAAAAGGTTGCCTTATACTCCGCCAATTACAAGCTCGGAGCTGCGATGTCAATAATAGTCAACGCTTTCAGGCTTGCGTGGCATCCGTTCTTTTTATCTTTAAGTAATTCCCCCGATGCCAAACGCACTTTCGCCAGAGTTTTTTCATACTTTTTATTATTCTCATGCGGAATATTCCTTTTCATATCAATCTTTATAGATAACATTGTAAGAGTCAACATCGGCGGATTCCATCTAATTGCGGAAAAGTATTGGGAAGGTACATTCATAATCCCATGGATTCTATTTTCTTACTTGATCTCCGGGTCATACGTTATTTTCGCTGCGGGAATTCATATTGAGAAAAAAACAAAATATACTCCAATATTTACCGGAGCGGGGCTCTTAACAAATTTTATGGCGAACATCATCCTGATACCTATATTGGGAATTTATGGAGCCGCAATATCGACAGCTATCGGCTATGGAGTGATGACTATTATTCAATACTTTACCGTACAAAAATTCTATCACATCAAATATGAATATAGCAGACTCCTGAAGATTCTTGTATCCACAGCCATTGTTTTTTCTACTTTCAAGATATACTTTTCGGAAGCAACTATCGAAATCAAATTTGCTATCCTTTTAGCATATCCCGTTCTTCTCTTTATATTCAAATTCTTCCTGAAATCCGAATGGAATGAGATGAAGAGTTTAAGTTTGAAACTGATTGGCAGGACAAATCAGAGTTGA
- a CDS encoding glycosyltransferase family 39 protein, with product MNENNNLTLKQHFPYLLLLLVASIIFRLLFATPYLFDGDPVNYFLGAQNLFSGNGYYAMGIPVIWPVGYSLTIIPFFLLFSGVNAAIASSIIFSTLGMIMLYLIGAELFSRRTGLTAALLLGFSETFFFSSVNVASDTHALFFTLSGIYFFIILREHYSSKLIILSGLFFSMAVITRYQSATFILLPFLYVLWEKRKRELPNFLKQSRNFLTPIIIFFGAMIPFAIVQFQINYAGYGNIFPIQYAAATSSGFDTETFKIILNPIRIIYRLFFSFDIYAPIGIPLLVTGYFVIRNRPKILSLLTIWTLLGILPMIFYLVVPRYFFIVSAPLILLIAVGGEEIIKRIRELPFLSKFGSYKKRILLISVLLTILLPFAAQTFRLASSNKKHLSAMSSSFSWVKENTAPESAVLTQSPYYGHFNIWEAIGQDIWVGEYYSDRKTYSVFDNVDSILFKHPDTYLIMNEYWQREENLLMMYPAANIKGINHILADYNTELVKTFETKRNFLLWKLTTHTNHPDAFYKNEHLFKIYKVSIDSLR from the coding sequence ATGAACGAAAATAATAATCTTACTTTAAAACAACACTTTCCGTATCTGTTGCTATTGCTCGTCGCTTCGATAATTTTCAGGTTGCTGTTCGCCACACCATATCTTTTTGACGGCGATCCGGTAAATTATTTTCTCGGCGCTCAAAATCTATTTTCGGGAAACGGCTACTACGCTATGGGGATACCTGTCATCTGGCCGGTTGGATACTCATTAACAATCATTCCGTTTTTCTTGCTCTTCAGCGGAGTTAACGCAGCAATAGCTTCAAGTATTATCTTTTCCACGTTGGGTATGATTATGCTCTATCTCATCGGAGCAGAACTATTCTCGAGAAGAACCGGACTGACCGCGGCGCTGCTGCTCGGATTTTCTGAAACGTTTTTCTTTAGCTCGGTAAATGTGGCATCGGACACCCACGCACTGTTTTTTACTCTGTCAGGAATTTATTTTTTCATCATATTAAGAGAACATTATTCTTCAAAATTAATTATTCTTTCCGGACTGTTTTTCTCTATGGCCGTGATAACGCGTTATCAATCCGCCACGTTTATCTTACTTCCCTTTTTATACGTACTTTGGGAAAAGCGTAAAAGAGAACTGCCAAATTTTCTTAAACAATCCCGAAACTTCCTCACTCCGATTATTATTTTCTTCGGTGCGATGATTCCTTTCGCAATTGTCCAATTTCAGATTAACTACGCTGGGTATGGAAACATATTTCCCATTCAATACGCCGCTGCGACTTCTTCCGGGTTCGATACCGAAACGTTTAAAATTATTCTAAATCCTATTCGTATAATTTATCGCCTGTTTTTTTCCTTTGATATATATGCTCCCATTGGAATACCGCTTTTGGTTACCGGATATTTCGTAATTAGAAACCGTCCGAAAATTCTATCCTTATTGACGATTTGGACGCTGTTAGGCATTCTGCCAATGATATTCTATTTAGTAGTTCCGCGATATTTTTTCATTGTGTCCGCTCCGCTAATTCTCCTGATTGCAGTCGGCGGCGAAGAAATCATTAAAAGAATTAGGGAATTACCGTTCTTATCAAAATTTGGATCATACAAAAAAAGAATCTTACTCATATCCGTTCTATTGACTATTCTACTGCCTTTTGCAGCTCAAACATTCAGGCTCGCTTCATCAAATAAAAAGCATCTCTCAGCAATGAGTAGTTCATTCAGCTGGGTGAAAGAGAATACCGCTCCGGAGAGCGCCGTTCTGACTCAATCGCCTTATTATGGACACTTCAATATTTGGGAAGCGATCGGACAGGACATCTGGGTAGGTGAATATTATTCGGATAGAAAAACGTATTCGGTCTTTGATAATGTAGATAGCATATTATTCAAGCATCCGGATACTTATCTTATTATGAATGAATATTGGCAGAGGGAAGAAAATTTGCTCATGATGTATCCGGCTGCTAATATCAAAGGAATAAACCATATTTTAGCTGATTATAATACAGAACTTGTGAAGACATTTGAGACTAAAAGAAATTTTCTTTTGTGGAAGTTGACTACACATACCAACCATCCCGATGCATTCTACAAAAACGAACATTTATTTAAAATTTATAAGGTGAGTATTGACAGTCTCCGATAA
- a CDS encoding GNAT family N-acetyltransferase: MIECSVYGEKDSVKWDKFVTSANNGTIFHLRRFLGYHPKNRFEDHSLLFHKNGKLVAAFPACIVRNGSKTTLHSHRGASFGGFVLEESAGLKETFDLVEALKNYSQENNFNEIVLTLPPIIYLTRLSNNLDFALIKNGFSHSKRELSSVLSLKPSFAANLKNFRAEARTAFRRAQKLGVEIQESDDYSTFYKLLESNLSIRHGVTPTHTIDELVKLKNLFPDRIELLAAFAEGKMIAGVILIECNPKAIIAFYICHDEKYQQFRAVNLLFHDIIKRAIQKKFKFLDFGTFTVDMDPNWGLGRFKESFGASGLFRDTFKIEL, translated from the coding sequence ATGATTGAGTGTTCCGTTTACGGTGAAAAGGATAGCGTAAAGTGGGATAAGTTTGTCACTTCCGCAAACAACGGCACCATATTTCATCTACGCCGATTTTTGGGGTATCATCCAAAAAACAGGTTCGAGGACCATTCGCTGCTGTTTCATAAGAACGGTAAACTCGTAGCCGCCTTTCCCGCCTGTATTGTACGGAACGGTTCAAAAACAACTCTTCATTCTCATCGGGGAGCTTCATTCGGCGGATTCGTGTTAGAAGAATCTGCCGGATTGAAAGAGACTTTTGATCTCGTGGAAGCCCTAAAAAATTACTCTCAGGAAAATAATTTCAACGAAATAGTTCTAACTCTGCCGCCAATCATTTATCTGACCAGGCTATCAAACAACCTTGATTTCGCTCTGATTAAAAACGGTTTTTCACACTCCAAAAGAGAACTTTCCAGCGTCCTTTCTCTGAAGCCATCTTTTGCGGCAAACTTGAAAAATTTCAGAGCAGAGGCAAGAACAGCTTTCCGCCGTGCGCAAAAGCTCGGTGTGGAAATACAGGAATCGGACGATTATTCCACATTTTATAAGCTGCTCGAATCCAACCTTTCCATACGTCACGGCGTAACTCCAACTCATACGATAGACGAGTTAGTTAAATTAAAAAATCTTTTCCCGGATCGGATTGAACTGCTTGCGGCATTCGCCGAAGGGAAAATGATCGCCGGAGTGATACTGATTGAATGTAATCCGAAAGCAATTATCGCTTTTTATATTTGTCACGACGAAAAATATCAACAATTCAGAGCTGTAAACCTTCTCTTTCACGATATCATAAAGAGAGCCATCCAAAAGAAATTTAAATTTTTGGATTTCGGAACGTTCACGGTAGATATGGATCCTAATTGGGGACTTGGTCGGTTCAAGGAAAGTTTTGGAGCCAGCGGTCTTTTCCGTGACACATTCAAGATTGAATTATAA
- a CDS encoding ferritin: MLSKTLEDALNEQVNKEYYSAFLYLSMASHFETINMLGMASWMRMQYEEEIMHAMKIFDMIIDMEGRAVLKKIDGPPTEFDSVISVFEQTLEHERNVTKMINGIYALAQKENNYAVQSALQWFIDEQVEEEKSVLEIVNQLKMIGDETTPLLMLDSKLGSRTDSPEA, from the coding sequence ATGTTAAGTAAAACGCTTGAAGATGCTCTGAATGAGCAGGTAAACAAAGAATATTACTCAGCTTTTCTTTATCTATCAATGGCTTCACATTTTGAAACTATCAATATGCTCGGTATGGCGAGCTGGATGAGAATGCAATATGAAGAAGAAATTATGCATGCTATGAAGATATTCGATATGATCATTGATATGGAGGGTAGGGCAGTATTGAAAAAAATTGACGGCCCGCCCACTGAATTTGATTCGGTGATAAGCGTGTTTGAACAAACGTTGGAACATGAGCGGAATGTCACAAAAATGATTAACGGAATTTATGCACTTGCTCAAAAAGAGAACAATTATGCGGTGCAATCAGCTCTTCAGTGGTTCATTGACGAGCAGGTGGAAGAAGAAAAATCGGTTCTCGAGATAGTCAATCAATTGAAGATGATAGGTGATGAAACTACTCCTCTGCTTATGTTAGACAGCAAATTGGGCAGCAGGACGGATTCTCCTGAAGCTTGA
- a CDS encoding carbon-nitrogen hydrolase family protein, which translates to MKVAAIQMNSKDDVSANLQSALSLTAEAAQNSAEFVAFPENMLYIGSDKFFDFEADGEEITALGNAAKTHNLYLLAGSIPERIEDDERHYNTSLLFSPDGSELVRYRKIHLFDADLPDVDHKRLESKRVKAGDMAVTTDIPFGKIGLAICFDLRFPELFRTLAFEGVDAIFLPSNFTHYTGKDHWLPLIKARAIENQTYIVAPAQIGEKSQGEVSHGKTVIVDPWGMEMAIADDLDETIIYAELDMEILTSLRQRIPVLKSATHWQSTFKV; encoded by the coding sequence ATGAAAGTCGCCGCTATTCAAATGAACTCCAAGGATGATGTTTCGGCAAACCTCCAAAGTGCGCTTTCACTCACAGCCGAAGCTGCGCAAAATAGCGCTGAGTTTGTAGCGTTTCCTGAAAATATGCTTTATATCGGATCCGATAAATTCTTCGATTTTGAGGCCGATGGAGAGGAGATAACAGCGCTGGGCAACGCCGCCAAGACTCATAATCTGTATCTACTTGCCGGTTCAATTCCCGAGCGGATAGAAGACGATGAAAGGCATTACAACACAAGTTTGCTTTTTTCTCCTGACGGAAGTGAATTAGTGCGTTACAGAAAGATTCATCTGTTTGATGCAGACCTGCCCGATGTAGATCATAAGCGGCTCGAATCGAAACGGGTGAAAGCCGGCGATATGGCAGTAACTACCGATATTCCTTTCGGTAAAATCGGGCTTGCTATCTGTTTTGATTTACGTTTCCCGGAGCTGTTCAGAACTCTTGCTTTCGAAGGCGTGGATGCAATATTTTTACCATCAAATTTTACTCATTATACAGGGAAAGATCACTGGTTGCCTCTAATAAAAGCGCGCGCAATTGAAAATCAAACTTATATAGTTGCGCCGGCACAAATTGGAGAAAAATCTCAAGGAGAGGTAAGTCACGGGAAAACTGTCATCGTCGATCCATGGGGGATGGAGATGGCAATAGCAGATGATTTAGATGAAACGATAATCTACGCAGAACTTGATATGGAAATATTAACTTCTCTTCGCCAAAGGATTCCTGTACTGAAGAGCGCCACTCACTGGCAATCAACTTTTAAGGTTTGA
- a CDS encoding M28 family peptidase produces the protein MRKILKKFLILLSGLALITCKGAIESAKEGSNYPIINTSPEITEEDVLRQIKYLASDELGGRRSGTPNGVKAAEYVASEFRRIGLTPIDKNSDYLQPFVFSAEAKQGKNNSFSAIIDGKQIEFKHEDDFRPLPLSSNDETKGELVFAGYGISLKDSSYDDYAGIDATDKIVIVLRYSHDFGDIASKYKGYVSLSYKMKNARKHGAAGIILITPLKENEIDELIKFNYLRYSDIGFKVITMKRTAVNRLIAPLNKTITELGNELDESGVPMSQNIPGVTVTIESDIVPIPKNSFNVMAFLEGSDPELKDDYIIIGAHYDHLGIGGQGSLAPDEYGTVHNGADDNASGTAGMLELAEYFSANRKKLRHSILFQAYGAEESGLLGSNHYVNNPLMPLENAIAMLNLDMIGRDTDTSVVINGISAFPFWEAILEKANLSVGLKIDRTKLSGGRSDHFSFRNKGVPSTFFFTGTHSDYHRPSDDWEKINLKGEVRIINLVRNLVWGLDELDEFEETSEQIMDESPYIQPNQMSFRVILGILPDYGYSGDGLKISSVKEDGAASKAGMKDGDIIVHMSDKDVSNIEDYMSILQQLEPGEEVALSVKRGAQIIELNATVQSP, from the coding sequence TTGAGAAAAATTCTGAAGAAATTTCTAATTCTTTTATCGGGTCTTGCGCTCATAACGTGTAAGGGCGCTATTGAATCTGCGAAGGAGGGCAGTAATTACCCGATAATCAATACGTCCCCGGAAATAACGGAAGAAGACGTTTTAAGGCAAATAAAATATCTCGCATCGGATGAGTTGGGAGGCAGGCGTTCAGGAACTCCAAACGGCGTTAAAGCAGCGGAATATGTAGCCTCAGAATTCAGAAGGATCGGGCTTACTCCAATCGATAAAAACAGTGACTACTTACAACCATTTGTTTTTTCCGCTGAAGCTAAACAGGGGAAAAATAACTCGTTTTCGGCGATCATAGACGGAAAACAGATAGAGTTCAAACATGAGGATGATTTCAGACCATTACCTCTTTCATCAAACGATGAAACAAAGGGGGAACTGGTTTTCGCCGGTTACGGAATTTCGCTTAAAGATTCAAGTTATGATGATTATGCGGGTATTGACGCAACCGACAAAATTGTCATAGTTCTTAGATATTCCCACGACTTTGGAGACATAGCCTCAAAATACAAAGGTTATGTAAGTCTGTCATATAAAATGAAAAATGCTCGTAAGCATGGAGCTGCCGGCATAATCTTGATTACTCCCTTGAAAGAGAATGAAATAGATGAATTAATAAAATTCAATTATTTAAGATATTCTGATATTGGATTTAAGGTAATAACCATGAAGAGAACGGCGGTTAACAGACTCATTGCGCCTCTCAATAAGACCATCACTGAATTAGGGAATGAATTGGACGAATCAGGCGTGCCGATGTCGCAAAACATTCCCGGAGTAACTGTCACCATAGAATCGGACATTGTGCCTATTCCAAAAAACAGCTTCAACGTTATGGCTTTTTTAGAGGGAAGTGACCCTGAATTAAAAGATGACTACATTATTATAGGCGCTCATTATGATCATCTCGGTATCGGCGGTCAGGGTTCTCTTGCGCCGGATGAATATGGAACGGTGCACAACGGCGCGGATGACAACGCTTCAGGGACAGCCGGGATGTTGGAATTGGCAGAGTATTTTTCGGCGAACAGAAAAAAACTCCGCCATTCAATTTTATTCCAGGCATACGGCGCAGAAGAATCGGGATTACTTGGTTCAAATCATTATGTTAATAATCCGTTAATGCCTCTTGAAAATGCAATCGCAATGTTGAATTTGGATATGATAGGCAGGGATACAGATACATCAGTCGTAATCAACGGGATATCAGCTTTTCCATTCTGGGAAGCGATTTTGGAGAAGGCGAATTTGAGCGTGGGCTTAAAGATCGATCGAACCAAACTTTCAGGAGGAAGATCGGACCACTTCTCGTTTAGAAATAAGGGTGTTCCCAGTACATTTTTTTTCACCGGAACGCATAGCGACTATCATCGACCCTCAGATGACTGGGAGAAAATAAACTTAAAAGGTGAAGTACGCATTATTAATCTGGTAAGAAACCTGGTTTGGGGTCTTGATGAGCTCGATGAATTTGAAGAGACATCCGAACAGATTATGGACGAGAGTCCTTATATTCAGCCGAATCAGATGTCCTTTAGGGTCATCCTTGGAATCTTACCCGACTATGGTTATTCAGGTGATGGGTTAAAAATCAGCAGTGTCAAAGAAGACGGCGCTGCTTCGAAAGCGGGGATGAAAGACGGCGATATAATAGTTCATATGAGTGATAAAGATGTTTCTAATATTGAAGATTATATGAGTATTTTGCAGCAGCTTGAGCCGGGCGAAGAAGTGGCATTATCAGTTAAACGGGGAGCCCAAATCATTGAGCTTAATGCCACAGTTCAAAGTCCATAA